One genomic window of Salvia miltiorrhiza cultivar Shanhuang (shh) chromosome 4, IMPLAD_Smil_shh, whole genome shotgun sequence includes the following:
- the LOC131020217 gene encoding extra-large guanine nucleotide-binding protein 3-like has protein sequence MAASPEEEEPNSWEVLLRKMLPEGAPLPDEDQLDYSISIDYVGPSPFFKPPDANPTIPKSRFTTFPKSAPSLTPRNPAWIKSRSSSETTSSDNRRLSASSLAFDDDIASDAGVESEPGHLGDRHDLDNSNSSVIGGGGGRVRGCGRCGKGRNGVLRGRERERCIVCGAEYCKKCVLKAMGAMPEGRKCVGCIGKAIDEANRRRLGKGSRVLSKLCSGVEVEVIMQVERECKANQVRPEQVVVNGEELRDDELDDLLGCLVPPRDLKPGRYWYDKDSGLWGKEGGKPERIISSKLNVGGKLQIGASNGDTRVYMNGREITKVELRVLKLAKVQCLPDTHFWLYDDGSYEEEGQNNIKGNIWEKASVRFICSLFSLAVPSERAQRTKGGPALLSSRLLPEYLEQHRVQKLLLLGLEGSGTSTIFKQAKFIYANKFTPEELLNIKLIIQSKMYRYLSILLEGREYFEEETLMKQVSAGMAADRSVPGESECDGSRQCIYSVNQKINNFCDWLLDLMASGDLDTVFPAAAREYAPIVDEIWKDPAIQETYKRREELPSLPDVATYFLDRVMEISSNEYEPSENDILFAEGVTPTNGLACIEFWFDDHSAVSQLYNEDSKYEPPLSMYQLILVSSPGLHDGWKWLDMFEGMSAGLLCVSLSDYNRQWTHSSGLEQNKMVASRDFFESVARRSCFEYTPFLLLLTKYDVFEDEIEQVPLTVCEWFKDFNPLKTHGKNLSLGHQAFHYVALRFKELYASITGRKLYVRQVKGRDRQSVDEALRYAREIVDWEDHSFGGIYAMSDDDSLSAAETSSFAQQ, from the exons ATGGCGGCGTCTCCCGAAGAGGAGGAGCCCAATTCGTGGGAGGTGTTGCTGCGGAAGATGCTGCCGGAGGGGGCCCCGTTGCCGGACGAGGACCAGCTCGACTACTCCATCTCCATCGACTACGTCGGCCCTTCTCCCTTCTTCAAGCCGCCCGATGCAAATCCCACCATTCCCAAGTCCAGATTCACCACTTTCCCCAAAAGCGCCCCCTCTCTCACCCCCAGAAACCCGGCGTGGATCAAGTCCCGTTCCAGTTCGGAGACCACCAGCTCCGATAACCGACGGCTCAGCGCCAGCTCCCTCGCTTTCGACGATGATATCGCCAGCGACGCCGGAGTTGAATCTGAACCTGGACATCTCGGTGATCGTCATGATCTTGACAATTCTAATTCAAGCGTTATCGGTGGTGGTGGGGGTAGGGTTAGGGGGTGTGGCAGGTGTGGGAAGGGGAGGAATGGGGTGTTGCGAGGTCGAGAGCGAGAGCGGTGCATTGTGTGTGGGGCAGAGTACTGCAAGAAGTGTGTGTTGAAGGCGATGGGGGCGATGCCGGAGGGGAGGAAGTGCGTGGGCTGCATCGGGAAGGCCATTGATGAGGCGAACCGGAGGCGGCTGGGGAAGGGCTCCAGGGTGTTGTCGAAGCTCTGCAGTGGTGTGGAGGTTGAGGTTATAATGCAGGTGGAGAGGGAGTGCAAGGCCAATCAGGTGAGGCCCGAGCAGGTTGTTGTCAATGGGGAGGAGCTCAGGGACGATGAATTGGATGATTTGTTGGGCTGTCTCGTGCCTCCCCGAGACTTGAAGCCGGGGAGATATTGGTATGATAAGGATTCTGGCCTTTGGGGAAAG GAGGGAGGGAAGCCGGAAAGGATCATTAGCTCGAAATTGAATGTGGGAGGCAAGTTGCAGATTGGTGCGAGCAATGGTGACACGAGGGTTTACATGAACGGCCGTGAGATCACTAAAGTTGAGCTCAGAGTCTTGAAG CTGGCTAAGGTCCAGTGCCTTCCTGACACGCACTTTTGGTTATACGATGATGGATCCTATGAAGAGGAAGGCCAGAACAACATTAAAGGGAACATATGGGAAAAG GCTTCTGTACGTTTCATTTGTTCATTGTTCTCACTGGCTGTACCTTCTGAACGTGCTCAAAGAACGAAGGGAGGACCTGCTTTATTGTCATCTAGATTGTTGCCCGAGTATCTGGAGCAGCATAGGGTCCAGaaacttcttcttcttggatTGGAGGGCTCTGGGACAAGTACCATCTTCAAGCAG GCCAAGTTTATATATGCGAACAAATTTACCCCTGAAGAATTGCTGAACATTAAGCTTATAATTCAAAGTAAGATGTATAGATATCTCAGTATTCTACTTGAGGGGAGGGAATATTTTGAAGAGGAGACCTTGATGAAACAAGTTTCTGCTGGTATGGCTGCTGACAGGTCTGTACCAG GAGAATCGGAATGTGATGGAAGCAGGCAATGCATCTATTCAGTTAAccagaaaattaataatttctgTGACTGGTTGTTGGATCTCATGGCTTCAGGGGATTTAGACACTGTCTTTCCTGCTGCTGCACGCGAATATGCTCCTATAGTTGATGAAATTTGGAAGGATCCTGCCATACAGGAAACTTACAAGAGACGAGAGGAACTACCATCACTTCCCGATGTTGCAACATATTTCTTAGACCGG GTGATGGAGATATCAAGCAACGAGTACGAACCATCAGAGAACGACATTTTATTTGCCGAAGGTGTTACTCCCACCAACGGGCTAGCATGCATTGAGTTCTGGTTTGATGATCACAGTGCAGTTTCTCAATTATACAACGAAGACTCCAAGTATGAACCACCTCTGTCAAT GTATCAACTGATTCTGGTGAGCTCTCCAGGGCTACATGATGGCTGGAAGTGGTTAGACATGTTCGAAGGCATGAGCGCCGGCCTCTTATGCGTTTCCTTGAGTGACTATAACCGACAATGGACGCATAGTTCCGGTCTTGAACAGAACAAAATGGTGGCAAGCCGGGATTTCTTCGAGAGCGTAGCTCGACGTTCTTGTTTCGAGTACACGCCCTTCCTCCTGCTGCTGACCAAATACGACGTGTTTGAGGATGAAATTGAGCAGGTCCCTCTAACTGTTTGCGAGTGGTTCAAGGATTTCAACCCTTTGAAGACTCACGGCAAGAACCTGTCGCTGGGACATCAGGCGTTTCACTACGTTGCCCTGAGATTTAAGGAGCTCTATGCCTCCATCACGGGCAGGAAGCTCTACGTACGCCAAGTGAAGGGCCGTGACCGGCAGTCAGTCGACGAGGCATTGCGCTACGCACGCGAAATCGTCGACTGGGAGGACCACAGTTTCGGAGGTATCTATGCCATGAGCGATGATGATTCACTATCTGCTGCAGAGACCAGCTCCTTCGCCCAGCAATGA
- the LOC131020221 gene encoding CASP-like protein 4D1, protein MASVGALRAILALRMLTLLTLAVSALLMGLNNRTTDFVNIKFTDLIAYRYVFAVGAVGFLYTLIQLPFAIYNVVHNKRLIRNGCLPEFDYFGDKVMALLLASGVGVGFGVTFEFKRAFEFSSEAKKYLDRGNISTGILLAGTVFMALLLAFSSSRRSPNKGLFK, encoded by the exons ATGGCGAGTGTAGGTGCATTAAGGGCAATTCTGGCGCTGAGGATGTTGACACTGCTAACTCTAGCTGTTTCAGCTTTGCTTATGGGCCTCAACAATCGCACTACCGATTTCGTCAACATTAAGTTCACTGATCTCATTGCTTACAG GTATGTGTTTGCTGTGGGCGCCGTAGGATTTTTGTACACGCTAATTCAACTCCCATTTGCAATATATAATGTCGTACACAATAAGAGGTTGATACGCAACGGTTGTCTCCCAGAATTCGACTACTTCGGAGATAAG GTGATGGCGTTGTTATTGGCCAGTGGAGTAGGCGTGGGATTCGGAGTGACGTTCGAGTTTAAACGAGCTTTCGAATTTAGTAGTGAAGCGAAGAAATATCTAGACCGGGGGAATATTTCGACCGGGATTCTGCTAGCCGGAACCGTTTTCATGGCTCTCCTTCTGGCTTTCTCGTCGAGCCGTCGTTCACCCAACAAGGGACTTTTCAAATAA